In Pseudobacter ginsenosidimutans, the following are encoded in one genomic region:
- a CDS encoding RagB/SusD family nutrient uptake outer membrane protein has product MKKLITIQAFMMAGILLISSCKKALDEKVYDFVSPNNFYKTEADAIAAGNGVYNMLLSFGFYKQNLWTVDMDADHSSGPTWFMGSMGAGNPQDYWGTPNIWNDHYVMIARANSVLQNVEPMNISEAVKNRTLGEAYFFRAFSYFDLVRLYGGVPIKLITVSAGGDLFTPRSTVMETYQQIISDLKQAQALLYPSGDQRTGEPGRITKETAAAYLAKVYLTIASGSLASGNITVNTGKPTEWGAYTFAKTVVAGLEGVNSQLYFDSARIKCEEVLNTGKFELYPDFMDVWKIPNRNKGENMLMANARAGGLSTDDLWGYFCAARPDGSNQGWVWATKGVYKNYEKADHRALYGISHQWTVFGTSFYFPEEDTEYQSDGSKTYIWNKDYDRAYITKYADVSVKAFQDNDMPFPILRSSDVFLMHAEAVNELNTTPPTAAFTSLNKVRTRSRATEAPASLNKEQFRSFVLEERGRELLFENNRRFDLVRWGIYLQVMNKMSVDQFDIVKARNPRNLLLPIPLTEINSNKGLEGKNNPGW; this is encoded by the coding sequence ATGAAAAAACTGATCACGATACAGGCTTTTATGATGGCAGGGATCTTGCTCATATCATCCTGCAAAAAAGCGCTGGACGAAAAAGTATACGATTTCGTTTCTCCCAATAATTTCTATAAAACAGAAGCCGATGCCATTGCAGCGGGCAACGGTGTATACAATATGCTGCTCTCTTTCGGATTCTATAAGCAGAACCTGTGGACGGTTGATATGGATGCCGACCATTCCTCAGGTCCAACCTGGTTCATGGGAAGCATGGGCGCGGGCAACCCGCAGGACTACTGGGGTACGCCCAATATCTGGAACGATCATTACGTGATGATCGCCAGAGCCAATTCTGTTTTGCAGAATGTAGAACCCATGAATATCAGTGAAGCCGTGAAGAACCGGACACTCGGTGAAGCCTATTTCTTCCGGGCCTTCTCTTATTTCGATCTCGTGCGTTTGTATGGCGGCGTGCCCATCAAACTGATCACTGTTTCCGCAGGCGGCGATCTCTTTACGCCACGCTCAACCGTGATGGAAACATACCAGCAGATCATTTCAGATCTCAAACAGGCGCAGGCCCTGCTGTATCCCAGTGGTGATCAGCGAACCGGCGAACCCGGCCGCATCACCAAAGAAACTGCAGCAGCTTATCTCGCCAAAGTTTACCTCACCATCGCATCCGGTTCACTGGCCAGCGGCAACATAACAGTGAACACAGGAAAGCCTACAGAGTGGGGCGCTTACACTTTTGCCAAAACAGTTGTGGCCGGTCTCGAAGGTGTGAACAGCCAGCTCTATTTCGATTCTGCGCGCATCAAATGCGAGGAAGTGTTGAATACAGGCAAGTTTGAGCTCTATCCCGATTTCATGGATGTATGGAAGATACCCAACCGCAACAAAGGAGAGAATATGCTGATGGCAAATGCACGCGCAGGCGGCCTTTCTACCGACGACCTCTGGGGATATTTCTGCGCGGCTCGCCCGGACGGCTCCAACCAGGGCTGGGTATGGGCCACCAAAGGCGTGTACAAAAACTATGAAAAGGCCGATCATCGCGCACTCTACGGCATCAGCCACCAGTGGACAGTTTTCGGCACCAGTTTCTATTTCCCCGAAGAAGACACCGAATACCAGTCCGATGGCTCCAAAACCTATATCTGGAACAAGGATTACGACAGGGCCTATATCACCAAATACGCAGATGTCAGCGTGAAAGCCTTCCAGGATAATGATATGCCTTTCCCGATCCTTCGTTCCTCAGATGTATTCCTGATGCATGCAGAAGCAGTGAACGAACTGAACACTACACCACCCACAGCTGCTTTCACATCTTTGAATAAAGTAAGAACGAGAAGCCGCGCTACCGAAGCGCCCGCCAGTCTCAACAAGGAACAGTTCCGCTCATTTGTGCTGGAAGAAAGAGGAAGGGAATTATTGTTCGAGAACAACCGCCGTTTCGATCTCGTTCGGTGGGGTATTTATTTGCAGGTGATGAACAAGATGAGTGTAGACCAGTTCGATATCGTGAAAGCGAGGAATCCCAGGAACCTGCTGCTGCCCATTCCACTCACAGAGATCAACAGCAACAAAGGGCTGGAAGGCAAAAACAATCCCGGCTGGTAA